In Phormidium ambiguum IAM M-71, one genomic interval encodes:
- a CDS encoding class I SAM-dependent methyltransferase → MESEIIKLKQQEIIAEYGEWTNHNIHLGNGIYTISNQGNGSENKVRRILQIIADTINKPWEKVRVLDLACLEGLYAIELALQGAQVVGIEGRKANIAKANFAKHSLGLDNLQFIQDDVRNLSKAKYGSFDVVLCLGILYHLDVPDAFYFLESIAEVCENLAIADTHVSMNAEKCYLYKDQKYWGSSYVEHSAEATPEDKEKSLWASLDNPTSFWFTRYSFYNLLAAVGFTSVYECHNPPVINYERKRLNQETDRNTFLAIKGKQITLKSTAVETAQNPAKWPEKAKLIQTKPGN, encoded by the coding sequence ATGGAATCGGAAATTATTAAACTAAAACAACAAGAAATCATTGCCGAATATGGTGAATGGACTAATCATAACATTCACCTTGGCAATGGCATTTACACAATTAGTAACCAAGGAAATGGTTCGGAAAATAAAGTAAGACGAATCTTACAAATAATTGCTGACACGATTAATAAACCTTGGGAAAAAGTCAGAGTTTTAGATTTAGCTTGTTTGGAAGGTTTGTATGCTATAGAATTGGCATTACAAGGGGCGCAAGTTGTTGGGATTGAAGGGAGAAAAGCGAATATTGCTAAGGCAAACTTCGCTAAACATAGCTTGGGTTTAGATAATCTTCAGTTTATCCAAGATGATGTGCGGAATCTTAGTAAAGCGAAGTATGGCAGTTTCGATGTAGTTTTATGTTTGGGCATTCTTTATCATTTGGATGTACCCGATGCCTTTTACTTTTTGGAAAGTATAGCAGAAGTTTGTGAAAATTTAGCGATCGCAGACACTCACGTAAGCATGAACGCCGAAAAATGCTATCTTTATAAAGACCAAAAATATTGGGGTAGCAGCTATGTCGAACATAGTGCAGAAGCAACGCCAGAAGACAAAGAAAAATCTTTGTGGGCATCCTTAGATAATCCGACAAGTTTTTGGTTTACTCGCTATTCTTTTTATAACTTGCTAGCAGCAGTTGGCTTTACCTCAGTCTACGAATGTCATAATCCCCCAGTTATTAATTATGAAAGAAAAAGATTAAACCAAGAAACCGATCGCAATACATTTTTAGCAATTAAAGGTAAACAAATTACCTTAAAATCAACAGCAGTAGAAACCGCACAAAATCCCGCAAAATGGCCTGAAAAAGCCAAATTAATTCAAACAAAACCAGGAAATTAG
- a CDS encoding glycosyltransferase — translation MSLTLIVTGMHRSGTSLVASFIQAIGVNLGERFFPSDYLNVKGYFEDLDFLEFQREVLRNSCRNEEIGWHDWGWTTSEFLDYNNFSEYTEPAKKLIKSRQEQLEIWGWKDPRTTLMLDFWHQLLPEVKYLFVYRYPWDVLNSIVRPNSLLFAERPDYALKAWAFYNRHLLKFYQEHSEQSILVNVSAIIEQPEQLVKLLKSKLNLQIPDSDWEAKFKEIYDWRIFTNLPWQSSVVEHIYNKYSECLTLLTELEAAADLSDNFSLELAGLTEVKKTEVTTTSADVFENETVEITNEENSEIAVSVVIPCYNQGEFILEAISSVESCQEPIYEIIIVNDGSTEPLTKKVLQYLKDNGYLVIDQSNQGLAKARNKGISKARGRYILPLDSDNKIRPEYLTKSIEILDKYPEVGVVYGDVQLFDRRKDILPVPDFDINKLAMGNYIDACAVLRKQVWLDCGGYDDKIPDKLGYEDWDLWLGAAAKGWQFHHIPEVMFDYRVREDSMVTLCRIPENHEKLVRYISTKHLDIYKSNFANILAEKDAALLKERLRSEDMEFRLQKAQVAWEEAREEFEQIQAAWQEAESQVQKIQTTWEAAEAEVKKVQSFGETSQKELQQIQTAWESAQKELRLTHSEWEKAEIQVQKIQAEWQKSQEQTQKIHTEWEKAQATGKEAQAQVQRIQTAWEEAQAQLRQTNSEWQKSQSQAAQVHHQWEQAQLEIKKIHEEWEKSQFQLQQTHLAWEQAQEQTRLIHAAWEQSQAQTKLIYAEWEKVQLQLQQSQVQLQQIQAEWQQTKAELRNTQAELQQTQLIISQNQSGIFGKIKKALLKLK, via the coding sequence ATGTCTCTGACGCTGATAGTAACAGGAATGCACCGTTCCGGCACTTCATTGGTAGCTTCATTTATTCAAGCGATCGGAGTAAACTTAGGAGAAAGATTCTTTCCCTCTGACTATTTAAACGTCAAAGGCTATTTTGAAGACTTAGACTTCTTAGAATTTCAACGAGAAGTTCTGAGAAACTCCTGCCGCAACGAAGAAATCGGTTGGCATGATTGGGGATGGACAACCAGCGAATTTTTAGACTATAACAATTTTTCAGAATACACAGAACCAGCCAAAAAATTAATTAAAAGTCGGCAAGAACAATTAGAAATTTGGGGTTGGAAAGACCCCCGCACCACCTTAATGTTAGACTTCTGGCATCAGTTATTACCAGAAGTAAAATACCTGTTTGTTTACCGCTACCCTTGGGATGTCTTAAACTCCATTGTTCGCCCCAATTCTTTACTTTTTGCCGAACGTCCTGACTACGCACTGAAAGCTTGGGCATTTTACAACCGACACTTGTTAAAGTTTTATCAGGAACATTCCGAACAAAGCATTTTAGTCAATGTTAGCGCCATTATTGAACAACCAGAACAATTAGTTAAACTCCTCAAAAGCAAGTTAAATTTGCAAATTCCTGATAGCGACTGGGAAGCCAAATTTAAAGAAATTTACGACTGGCGGATATTTACCAACTTACCTTGGCAAAGTTCAGTAGTAGAACACATATATAATAAATATTCAGAATGCTTAACCCTATTAACAGAATTAGAAGCAGCCGCAGATTTATCCGATAATTTTTCCTTGGAACTAGCAGGATTGACAGAAGTGAAGAAAACAGAGGTAACAACTACATCAGCAGATGTATTCGAGAATGAAACAGTAGAAATTACCAATGAAGAGAACTCAGAAATTGCAGTTTCAGTGGTAATTCCTTGTTATAACCAAGGAGAATTTATTTTAGAAGCAATTTCCAGCGTGGAAAGTTGCCAAGAACCGATTTATGAAATCATCATCGTCAATGACGGTTCAACGGAACCTTTAACCAAAAAAGTTTTACAATATTTGAAAGATAACGGTTATTTAGTAATCGATCAAAGTAACCAAGGATTAGCTAAAGCGAGAAATAAAGGAATTAGTAAAGCTAGAGGGCGCTACATCTTACCTTTAGACAGCGACAATAAAATTAGACCAGAATACCTTACCAAAAGTATCGAAATCCTCGATAAATATCCTGAAGTGGGAGTTGTTTATGGAGACGTGCAATTATTCGATCGAAGAAAAGATATTTTGCCAGTACCAGATTTTGATATAAATAAACTGGCAATGGGTAACTATATTGATGCCTGCGCCGTCTTGCGGAAACAAGTTTGGCTAGATTGTGGTGGTTATGATGATAAAATACCCGATAAATTAGGTTATGAAGATTGGGATTTATGGTTAGGTGCAGCCGCTAAAGGTTGGCAGTTCCATCATATTCCTGAAGTCATGTTTGATTATCGAGTCAGAGAAGATTCGATGGTTACTTTATGTCGAATTCCCGAAAATCACGAAAAGTTAGTGCGTTACATATCTACTAAACACTTGGATATCTATAAGAGTAACTTCGCCAACATTTTGGCAGAAAAAGATGCAGCTTTGTTAAAAGAAAGACTGCGTAGCGAAGACATGGAATTTCGCTTACAAAAAGCCCAAGTAGCCTGGGAAGAAGCGCGAGAAGAATTTGAGCAAATCCAAGCCGCTTGGCAAGAAGCAGAATCCCAAGTCCAAAAAATTCAAACAACTTGGGAAGCAGCAGAAGCCGAAGTGAAAAAAGTTCAATCTTTTGGGGAAACTTCTCAGAAAGAATTGCAGCAAATTCAAACAGCTTGGGAATCAGCCCAAAAAGAACTGCGGTTAACTCATTCTGAATGGGAAAAAGCAGAAATTCAGGTACAAAAAATTCAAGCTGAATGGCAAAAATCCCAAGAACAAACCCAAAAAATTCACACAGAATGGGAAAAGGCGCAAGCGACAGGAAAAGAAGCGCAGGCGCAAGTGCAACGAATTCAAACAGCTTGGGAGGAAGCACAAGCACAACTGCGACAAACTAATTCAGAATGGCAAAAATCCCAATCTCAAGCTGCACAAGTCCATCATCAATGGGAACAAGCACAATTAGAAATTAAGAAAATTCATGAAGAATGGGAAAAATCCCAATTTCAGTTACAACAAACTCATTTAGCTTGGGAACAAGCACAAGAACAAACAAGATTAATTCATGCAGCTTGGGAACAATCTCAAGCACAAACAAAGTTGATTTATGCTGAATGGGAAAAAGTTCAGTTACAGTTACAACAAAGTCAGGTGCAGTTACAACAAATTCAGGCAGAATGGCAACAAACGAAAGCAGAACTTCGCAATACTCAAGCAGAATTGCAACAGACACAACTAATTATTAGTCAAAATCAAAGTGGGATATTCGGAAAAATCAAAAAAGCATTGCTAAAGCTGAAGTAA
- a CDS encoding glycosyltransferase, producing the protein MNKIGGVVEKILQSTKSALSQGKQTDNAVQETPFIEVTPSGELLGCLDAPTINEINFNGTLSVVGWLCSRDKSIQSLLLSIDDAEEELIIYGLPRPDVAQAFPDVPNSGLSGFRWNVFLNKDFSGNLVIKIWVVLETGEKICCFSRRVSLEPAPVIEVKPINAYTFVYGAIKKAIAAFQHGRLSPSPIQWVRKLRRYYKQLKSNPNIAIENYNLIHPWQQQDPYQRWVEINQITPKLAAVMAEDAAKIKDVGPKISVIVPLYNTPEQFLEEMIRSLTSQIYPNWELCLADDASTAPYVKEILQKAAASDSRIKVVFRNENGHISAATNSALELATGEYVALLDHDDLLSADALLQVAECVVKNPDVDWIYTDEDKIDETGRHYDPQMKGDWSPEMMLTHNYTQHFTVFRKSLVEKVGGMRQGFEGAQDLDLYLRVAEQTSGEKIKHIPKVCYHWRCHNESTASHGTQKRYVFESAEKGIREALQRRGIKAEPFLPAIAQKHGLCLYQLKWDKSHLAENPVTIIIPTRDRVELLERCISTLEKTVDNRYVKVIIVDDGSVEPKTHAYFQKLQQNQVLECRVVSSGRTENQTFNYSRLMNIGAKYVETPLMLHLNNDIEAIAPGWLEDMVGWMSLPGVGVVGGKLLYPDQTIQHAGVIIGPHEGLADHQFHQLPKEEVGYICLPHAARNVCAVTGACLLTSTALYRELNGFDEENFSVQYNDVDYCLRVRELGQRIVYTPQATLIHVTSASRGKEYNYKEHYNFIKRYEKFKDPYVNESIDLESMWMAINPYHYVHSDRIEKLKVLVVSHNLNLEGAPLIVYTYARHFATAGGYQVQVISTEDGVLRDAYEELNIPVKIVNKQLPLPEEKIEHFRSRLKKMGESIDISSFDLIVCNTLVCFWGIELARLFNIPSIWHIHESTTLDKSIKNFFGEACEESMPKLLRDCFLNTNRVVFQAETTRSIFQPLNARDNFRKIYGAIPIEQINDFRQTHSKSALRAKYGIGENDIVLTVVGTICERKGQHIFIEAIKELEAKYSPETLPNFSYLIVGGNVVSYLRYIEQQIKKLDLKNVKVYHETKEVYDFFCLSDIFVCSSFEESFPRVILEAMAFELKIVSTNVFGIAEMIDDGVEGYLVEAGNPKALADAIYQCVSEPKIAARLASNAYVKVNRKFDLPAQLNRHLLLTKETVLSNSKTQENLE; encoded by the coding sequence ATGAACAAAATTGGCGGTGTAGTTGAAAAGATTCTCCAAAGTACTAAGTCTGCCCTGAGTCAAGGGAAACAGACGGATAATGCTGTACAAGAAACACCTTTTATTGAAGTAACTCCTAGCGGGGAACTATTAGGTTGTTTGGATGCGCCGACAATTAATGAAATTAATTTTAATGGAACTTTATCTGTAGTTGGTTGGCTTTGTAGCCGCGATAAATCTATTCAATCTTTACTATTATCTATTGATGATGCTGAGGAAGAACTTATTATATATGGACTTCCGCGCCCGGATGTTGCCCAAGCTTTTCCTGATGTGCCAAACTCAGGATTGTCTGGGTTTAGATGGAATGTTTTTTTAAATAAGGACTTTTCAGGAAATCTTGTAATTAAAATTTGGGTGGTACTGGAAACTGGAGAGAAAATTTGCTGTTTTTCCCGTCGGGTGTCATTAGAACCTGCGCCAGTAATCGAAGTCAAACCAATTAATGCTTATACTTTTGTTTATGGGGCAATCAAAAAAGCTATCGCAGCATTTCAACACGGGCGCTTATCCCCTTCTCCAATACAATGGGTGCGGAAGTTACGCCGTTATTACAAACAACTAAAATCTAATCCTAATATTGCTATTGAAAATTATAATTTAATTCATCCTTGGCAACAGCAAGACCCTTATCAAAGATGGGTAGAAATTAATCAGATTACGCCCAAACTGGCAGCAGTGATGGCAGAAGATGCCGCTAAGATTAAAGATGTTGGGCCAAAAATTAGCGTAATTGTTCCTCTTTATAATACACCGGAACAATTCTTAGAAGAAATGATTCGATCGCTAACTTCCCAAATCTACCCAAATTGGGAACTTTGTTTAGCTGATGATGCTTCAACTGCGCCTTATGTTAAAGAGATTCTGCAAAAAGCCGCTGCTTCAGATTCCCGAATTAAGGTGGTTTTTAGAAACGAAAATGGACATATTTCTGCGGCGACAAATTCGGCGTTGGAACTAGCAACTGGTGAATATGTCGCTTTATTGGATCATGATGATTTATTATCAGCAGATGCTTTGTTACAAGTAGCAGAATGCGTGGTAAAAAATCCAGATGTGGATTGGATTTATACTGATGAAGATAAGATAGATGAAACTGGAAGACATTACGACCCTCAAATGAAGGGCGATTGGAGTCCAGAAATGATGCTGACGCACAATTACACCCAACATTTTACGGTATTTCGGAAGAGTTTAGTCGAAAAAGTTGGGGGAATGCGTCAAGGTTTTGAAGGGGCGCAAGATTTAGATTTATATTTAAGAGTGGCGGAACAAACTAGTGGGGAAAAAATTAAGCATATTCCCAAGGTTTGTTATCATTGGCGCTGTCATAATGAAAGTACCGCTTCTCATGGAACACAAAAGCGGTATGTATTTGAGAGTGCGGAAAAAGGAATTAGGGAAGCTTTGCAACGTCGGGGAATTAAAGCTGAACCTTTCTTGCCTGCGATCGCACAAAAGCACGGTTTATGTTTATATCAATTAAAGTGGGATAAATCTCACTTAGCCGAAAATCCCGTAACTATTATTATTCCGACTAGAGACAGAGTAGAACTTCTAGAAAGATGTATTTCTACTTTAGAAAAAACCGTAGATAACCGCTATGTCAAAGTAATCATAGTTGACGATGGTTCTGTGGAACCAAAAACTCACGCTTATTTCCAGAAATTGCAACAAAATCAAGTTTTAGAATGTCGCGTCGTGAGTTCGGGAAGAACGGAAAATCAGACCTTTAACTACTCGCGGTTAATGAACATTGGGGCGAAATATGTGGAAACGCCTTTGATGTTACATTTGAATAATGACATTGAAGCGATCGCACCCGGTTGGCTAGAAGATATGGTAGGCTGGATGTCATTGCCAGGTGTGGGCGTAGTCGGCGGAAAACTACTTTATCCTGACCAAACTATACAACACGCAGGGGTAATAATCGGCCCCCACGAAGGACTTGCAGACCATCAATTTCATCAACTACCAAAAGAAGAAGTTGGCTATATTTGTTTACCTCATGCAGCGCGAAATGTTTGTGCAGTCACAGGCGCTTGTTTACTCACTTCAACCGCCCTTTATCGAGAGTTAAATGGCTTTGATGAAGAGAATTTCTCTGTACAATATAACGATGTCGATTACTGTTTAAGAGTGAGGGAATTAGGTCAAAGAATTGTCTACACACCGCAAGCAACTTTAATTCATGTAACTAGTGCTTCTAGAGGCAAAGAGTATAACTATAAAGAACACTATAACTTTATTAAAAGGTATGAAAAATTCAAAGACCCTTATGTTAATGAAAGCATTGACTTAGAATCAATGTGGATGGCAATTAATCCTTATCATTATGTTCATTCCGACAGAATTGAAAAATTAAAAGTTTTAGTAGTTTCCCATAATTTAAACTTAGAAGGTGCGCCATTAATTGTTTATACTTATGCCCGACATTTCGCTACAGCAGGCGGTTATCAAGTTCAGGTAATTTCTACCGAAGACGGAGTTTTACGGGATGCTTACGAAGAATTAAATATCCCTGTGAAAATTGTCAATAAACAACTCCCACTTCCCGAAGAAAAAATTGAACATTTTCGCAGTCGCCTGAAAAAAATGGGCGAAAGTATTGATATCAGTTCCTTTGATTTAATTGTTTGTAATACCCTCGTTTGTTTCTGGGGAATTGAATTAGCTAGATTGTTCAATATCCCCAGCATTTGGCATATTCACGAAAGTACAACACTCGATAAAAGTATTAAAAACTTTTTCGGGGAAGCTTGCGAAGAATCGATGCCAAAATTGTTAAGAGATTGCTTCTTAAATACTAATCGAGTAGTGTTCCAAGCGGAAACAACTCGTAGTATTTTCCAACCTTTAAATGCTAGAGACAATTTTCGCAAAATTTATGGTGCTATTCCCATAGAACAAATCAATGATTTTCGCCAAACTCACAGTAAATCAGCGTTAAGGGCGAAATATGGAATTGGAGAAAATGATATTGTTTTAACTGTAGTTGGTACTATTTGCGAACGCAAAGGGCAACATATTTTCATTGAAGCAATTAAGGAATTAGAAGCAAAATATTCTCCAGAAACTTTGCCTAACTTTTCTTATTTAATAGTGGGGGGTAATGTTGTTAGTTACCTGCGCTACATCGAACAGCAAATCAAAAAATTGGATTTGAAAAACGTTAAAGTTTATCATGAAACGAAAGAAGTTTATGACTTTTTCTGTTTGAGTGATATCTTTGTTTGTTCTAGCTTTGAAGAATCATTTCCCAGAGTAATTTTAGAAGCAATGGCATTTGAATTAAAAATTGTCAGTACCAATGTTTTTGGAATTGCGGAAATGATTGATGATGGAGTGGAAGGTTATTTGGTAGAAGCTGGTAATCCCAAAGCTTTAGCTGATGCAATTTATCAGTGTGTATCAGAACCAAAAATTGCGGCGCGTTTGGCAAGTAATGCTTATGTGAAAGTTAACCGAAAATTTGACTTACCAGCACAATTAAACAGACACCTGTTATTGACTAAGGAAACTGTTTTAAGCAATAGCAAAACTCAAGAAAATTTAGAATAG
- a CDS encoding sulfotransferase family protein: MVQELTDVSGKNSAECQPDFIIIGAQKCGTTSLYQYLIQHPQIVPASQKEVHFFDLNFAKGVDWYRQQFQTVSEGLITGEASPYYIFHPLVAQRIYELFPQVKLIALLRNPVERAISHYYHEVRLGFEKLSLEDAIAQESARLKGETAKMLADANYYSYNHQHYTYLSRGIYAEQLKHWMQFFPKEQLLVLPSEELYNQPNMILNQVLEFLQLPSFQLTQYEKYNSGEYPEVNQEICQQLQAYFQPYNQELAELLGVKFAW; this comes from the coding sequence GTGGTACAAGAATTAACTGATGTTTCTGGGAAAAACTCCGCCGAATGCCAACCTGATTTTATCATTATTGGCGCACAAAAATGCGGAACTACGTCTTTGTATCAGTACTTAATTCAACATCCGCAAATTGTCCCCGCTAGCCAAAAAGAGGTACATTTTTTTGATTTGAATTTTGCTAAAGGTGTGGATTGGTACAGACAACAGTTTCAGACTGTTTCTGAAGGATTGATTACTGGGGAAGCTAGTCCTTATTATATTTTTCATCCCTTGGTAGCGCAGCGAATTTATGAATTGTTTCCCCAAGTCAAGTTAATTGCGTTGTTAAGAAATCCCGTAGAAAGGGCAATTTCCCATTATTACCATGAAGTGAGATTGGGGTTTGAAAAGTTGAGTTTGGAAGATGCGATCGCACAAGAATCCGCTAGACTAAAAGGAGAAACTGCCAAAATGCTAGCTGATGCCAATTACTACAGCTACAACCATCAACATTACACCTATTTATCTAGGGGAATTTATGCAGAACAACTTAAACATTGGATGCAGTTTTTCCCTAAAGAACAGCTTCTTGTTTTGCCCAGTGAAGAATTATATAACCAACCAAATATGATACTAAATCAAGTATTGGAGTTTTTGCAATTACCCAGTTTTCAACTTACTCAATACGAAAAATATAACTCTGGAGAATATCCAGAAGTTAATCAAGAAATTTGCCAACAACTACAAGCTTATTTTCAGCCATATAATCAAGAACTTGCAGAATTATTGGGGGTAAAATTTGCTTGGTAA
- a CDS encoding glycosyltransferase family 4 protein has product MKILFLHPNFPAQFRHLATELAKDPNNEVLFGTKFENPEWQIPGVRKVLFKPSREARAETHHYVRFLENGVLHGQAVFRVAEQLKAEGFVPDIVYGHSGWGPTLFIKDAFPNAKLMCYFEWFYHSIGSDADFDPADPLTVDDMARIRIKNTPILVDLYSCDWGVSPTNWQRSQFPKEFHSKISVLHDGVDTEFFKPNPGAKLMLPNLDLSEVDEIVTYVARGMEPYRGFPEFIESIAYLQERRPNCHVVIVGSDRVCYGKSLPNGETYKNYMLKKVPLDLSRVHFVGSLPYGLYLKVIQASQVHVYLTRPFVLSWSMIESMSTGCLVLGSDTAPVKEVIQDGENGLLVDFFSPKQIADRISEVLEHPTRMAQLRQKARETALERYSLEKLLTTHVQLIKDVANGSLPSQITPTATNVECKV; this is encoded by the coding sequence ATGAAAATACTTTTCCTCCATCCTAACTTTCCGGCTCAATTTCGCCATCTAGCAACAGAATTAGCTAAAGATCCAAACAATGAAGTGTTATTCGGCACAAAATTTGAAAATCCCGAATGGCAAATTCCGGGGGTTCGGAAAGTTTTATTTAAGCCAAGTCGAGAAGCCCGTGCAGAAACCCATCACTATGTGAGATTCTTAGAAAATGGAGTTTTGCATGGACAAGCCGTATTTCGGGTAGCGGAACAACTCAAAGCAGAAGGATTTGTTCCTGATATAGTTTACGGTCATTCTGGTTGGGGGCCAACGCTATTTATTAAAGATGCGTTTCCCAACGCCAAATTAATGTGTTACTTCGAGTGGTTTTATCATTCTATTGGGTCCGATGCAGACTTTGACCCAGCAGACCCTTTAACTGTTGATGATATGGCGCGGATTCGGATTAAGAATACGCCGATTTTAGTAGACTTATACAGTTGTGATTGGGGAGTTTCGCCTACCAATTGGCAAAGGTCACAATTTCCCAAAGAATTTCATAGTAAAATCAGCGTTTTACATGATGGTGTAGATACAGAATTTTTTAAACCGAATCCTGGGGCAAAATTAATGTTGCCGAATTTGGATTTGTCAGAAGTTGATGAAATTGTGACTTATGTTGCCAGGGGAATGGAACCTTATCGGGGGTTTCCTGAGTTTATCGAATCGATCGCCTATTTACAAGAACGCCGCCCCAACTGTCACGTAGTAATTGTCGGTTCAGACCGCGTTTGTTACGGCAAATCCTTACCCAACGGCGAAACTTATAAAAATTATATGCTCAAAAAAGTGCCTCTAGATTTATCCAGAGTGCATTTCGTTGGTTCCTTACCTTATGGACTGTACTTAAAAGTAATTCAAGCTTCCCAAGTTCACGTTTATTTAACTCGCCCCTTCGTCCTATCTTGGTCAATGATTGAATCCATGTCCACAGGTTGTTTAGTATTAGGTTCAGATACCGCACCAGTCAAAGAAGTAATCCAAGATGGCGAAAACGGATTATTAGTAGATTTCTTTTCTCCGAAACAGATTGCTGATAGAATCAGTGAGGTTTTGGAGCATCCAACCCGCATGGCCCAATTACGGCAAAAAGCCAGGGAAACAGCCCTAGAACGATATTCCTTGGAAAAATTGTTAACAACTCACGTCCAACTAATTAAAGATGTAGCCAATGGTTCTCTACCATCCCAGATTACCCCAACGGCGACAAACGTAGAGTGTAAAGTTTAG